In the genome of Candidatus Neomarinimicrobiota bacterium, one region contains:
- a CDS encoding phosphatidylserine decarboxylase family protein: MALEGIPFVVAAGVLLLALGLAATMTGIGFLWGLTYAEAALLLFIVFFFRDPDRTTPKGRGVIVSAADGKVVTVKEVEFPDISAEKLIQVSVFLSIFDVHVNRIPVSGKVREVKYFPGKFMLAWKEKASLDNEQTLISIDSEGKTIYLKQIAGLVARRISWQLDAGQSVEAGERFGLIRFGSRVDLLLPTDSRIEVKVGDKVKGGETVIGALSHETD; the protein is encoded by the coding sequence GTGGCGTTAGAGGGAATACCGTTTGTTGTGGCAGCCGGAGTGCTGCTGCTCGCATTGGGATTGGCCGCTACGATGACCGGAATCGGATTCCTCTGGGGGCTCACTTACGCAGAGGCAGCCCTTCTGCTTTTTATCGTCTTCTTTTTCCGGGATCCTGACAGAACTACCCCTAAGGGAAGGGGAGTGATCGTTTCAGCCGCTGACGGTAAAGTGGTAACCGTAAAGGAAGTAGAATTTCCGGATATTTCAGCCGAAAAGTTAATTCAGGTCTCGGTTTTTTTATCAATATTTGACGTTCACGTAAACAGAATTCCCGTATCGGGTAAGGTAAGGGAAGTTAAATATTTTCCGGGTAAATTCATGTTAGCATGGAAGGAAAAAGCCTCTCTCGATAATGAGCAAACGCTTATTTCCATTGACAGTGAGGGGAAAACAATTTACCTTAAACAGATAGCCGGGTTAGTGGCGAGAAGGATTTCCTGGCAGCTGGACGCAGGTCAATCTGTCGAAGCCGGTGAACGATTTGGATTGATCAGGTTCGGGAGCAGGGTGGATTTATTACTTCCTACTGATTCCCGAATAGAAGTCAAAGTGGGGGATAAGGTCAAAGGAGGAGAAACGGTGATAGGAGCTTTGAGTCATGAAACTGATTAA
- a CDS encoding adenylosuccinate lyase gives MIPRYTPEEIGRVWTEERKYETWMEIESTVAEVQAENGIIPAEAAKSIRARGTFSVNRIEEIEKEVDHDVIAFLTNVAENVGENSGYMHYGMTSSDLLDTSLALRMKEAGDIISKELQKLEEILIRKAVEHKKSVMVGRTHGIHAELITFGLKLSIWIEEVRRHRRRWTEVVGEISVGKLSGAVGTYSHFEPYIEEAVCERLGLLAAPVSNQIIQRDRHANFISCLALIASSLEKFSIEIRHLQRTEVGEAQEYFGKGQKGSSAMPHKKNPILSERISGMARLVRGYAIAALENVALWHERDISHSSVERVIIPDATITVVYCLQKFSFLMENLIVNRERMEENIGQSFNLVYSGSVLLKLIEKDLSREDAYAIVQESAMKAWQEKIDFKECLKKNNKVTELLSSSDLEECFNPDNSLKHVDTIFNRLKLT, from the coding sequence ATGATACCCCGTTACACACCTGAAGAAATCGGCAGAGTATGGACGGAAGAACGAAAGTATGAAACTTGGATGGAGATCGAATCAACAGTCGCAGAGGTTCAGGCTGAGAACGGGATCATACCCGCTGAAGCTGCAAAATCAATCAGGGCAAGGGGAACTTTTTCTGTTAATAGGATAGAAGAAATAGAGAAAGAAGTCGATCATGACGTAATAGCATTCCTGACTAACGTCGCTGAAAACGTCGGCGAAAATTCCGGATATATGCATTACGGAATGACCTCTTCAGACCTGCTCGATACCTCCTTAGCGCTTAGGATGAAGGAAGCGGGTGATATTATTTCGAAAGAGCTTCAGAAGCTCGAAGAAATATTGATAAGGAAGGCAGTGGAGCATAAAAAATCCGTTATGGTGGGCAGGACACATGGAATTCACGCAGAACTTATTACCTTCGGGTTAAAGCTCTCTATTTGGATAGAGGAAGTCAGAAGACACAGGAGGAGATGGACGGAAGTCGTGGGAGAGATTTCAGTGGGAAAACTTTCAGGCGCTGTAGGGACGTACTCCCATTTTGAACCGTATATAGAAGAAGCAGTTTGTGAGAGGTTGGGGCTGCTTGCTGCCCCTGTTTCAAACCAGATAATCCAGCGGGACAGGCACGCTAATTTCATCTCATGTCTCGCTCTTATAGCGTCAAGCCTTGAAAAATTCAGTATCGAGATACGCCATCTTCAGCGCACAGAAGTGGGAGAAGCTCAGGAGTACTTCGGGAAAGGTCAGAAGGGTTCTTCTGCTATGCCCCACAAGAAGAATCCTATCCTCTCAGAAAGGATAAGCGGTATGGCGCGCCTCGTGAGGGGATATGCTATTGCGGCGTTGGAAAACGTCGCATTATGGCATGAACGGGATATATCTCACTCTTCAGTCGAAAGGGTTATTATTCCCGATGCAACTATCACGGTAGTTTATTGCCTTCAAAAATTCTCCTTCCTGATGGAAAACCTGATTGTGAATCGGGAGAGGATGGAAGAGAATATCGGTCAATCCTTCAACCTGGTTTACTCGGGAAGTGTGTTGCTGAAGCTCATCGAAAAAGATCTGTCAAGAGAAGATGCTTATGCTATTGTTCAAGAATCCGCGATGAAAGCCTGGCAGGAAAAGATTGATTTTAAGGAGTGCCTCAAAAAAAATAATAAAGTAACGGAATTACTCTCGAGCAGTGATCTTGAAGAGTGTTTCAATCCTGATAATAGTCTTAAGCACGTGGATACTATCTTCAACAGATTGAAATTAACATAA
- a CDS encoding trypsin-like peptidase domain-containing protein has product MKIVFQEIIFALILAFAIQGKATAFAQEKDEVNSSIYSGRMNAITRTVAEASPAVAGINAIQVREYSRTPFANDPIWSLLFPDRIFRQRVKSLGSGFLISPDGYILTNSHVIENAVEVVVTLSDGTDHEAEIIGVDEVSDIALIKLKGKGFPYLKLGESDDIIIGEWVIALGNPFGLFDVSKKPTATVGVISGVDLDFGLQESGRVYQDMIQTDASINSGNSGGPLLNAVGEVIGVNTFIFTGGRFSEGSIGIGFAIPINRAKSVYEELKAYGKVDRSFWTGMTVQDLNRLLAKHLDLENEKGVIVTNVEKNSPASGSGIQVGDIILKVNGSEIIDDDDILKIIEENFLRAGDSLTLLIRRGTTEKTVHLRLGNVKK; this is encoded by the coding sequence GTGAAAATAGTATTTCAAGAAATTATATTTGCTCTGATCCTGGCATTTGCCATTCAAGGGAAGGCAACAGCGTTCGCTCAGGAAAAAGATGAGGTGAACTCATCAATATATTCCGGGAGGATGAACGCCATAACCCGCACTGTTGCCGAAGCCAGCCCCGCTGTCGCCGGCATAAACGCGATACAGGTTCGGGAATATTCCAGAACACCATTCGCCAATGATCCGATATGGTCGCTCCTCTTTCCCGACAGGATATTCAGACAGCGGGTGAAGAGCCTTGGGTCCGGGTTCCTGATTTCCCCCGATGGTTACATTCTAACCAATTCACATGTAATCGAGAACGCTGTCGAGGTAGTTGTTACCCTTTCGGACGGGACGGATCACGAAGCAGAGATCATAGGAGTAGACGAGGTTTCCGATATAGCATTGATAAAGTTGAAAGGTAAAGGCTTTCCGTACCTGAAGTTAGGAGAGTCCGATGATATCATTATCGGGGAATGGGTGATCGCTCTCGGAAATCCGTTCGGACTATTCGACGTAAGCAAAAAACCGACTGCTACAGTGGGGGTGATATCAGGAGTGGACCTCGATTTCGGGCTGCAGGAATCAGGCAGGGTGTATCAGGACATGATCCAGACGGACGCATCAATTAATTCCGGTAACAGCGGTGGACCTTTGCTCAACGCGGTAGGTGAGGTAATAGGAGTGAATACCTTCATATTCACAGGCGGCAGGTTTTCAGAGGGGTCTATCGGGATCGGATTCGCGATTCCGATCAATCGCGCAAAATCCGTCTACGAAGAGCTTAAAGCTTACGGAAAGGTGGACAGGAGTTTCTGGACAGGAATGACGGTGCAGGATCTCAACCGGCTGCTTGCGAAGCACCTCGATCTTGAAAATGAAAAGGGCGTGATTGTCACTAACGTTGAAAAGAATAGCCCTGCTTCGGGCTCCGGAATTCAAGTCGGCGATATCATATTGAAAGTCAACGGCAGTGAAATAATTGATGATGATGATATTCTAAAGATAATTGAAGAAAATTTCCTTCGCGCCGGGGATTCGCTGACTCTTCTTATCAGGCGGGGAACTACCGAAAAGACCGTTCACCTCAGACTCGGTAACGTCAAAAAATAG
- a CDS encoding phosphoribosylaminoimidazolesuccinocarboxamide synthase: MEKEKLLYEGKAKKIYSTSDENLVIQLFKDSATAGDGAKKGTIKKKGEVNNQVSSFLFDYLKSYSIPNHFEKKLTATSMLVKNLKMFKLEVVMRNIAAGSLVKKYAIKEGTELEQPILEYYLKDDKLHDPMISSEHAVAFELADQNQIAEIGRYAKRINVVLKDFLLRREILLVDFKLEFGEQDGVIYLGDEISPDTCRFWDVESKKKLDKDRFRQDLGGVEEAYMEILHRVLG; the protein is encoded by the coding sequence TTGGAGAAAGAAAAGCTGCTGTATGAAGGAAAAGCGAAAAAGATATATTCGACGAGTGATGAGAATCTCGTGATACAACTCTTCAAGGATTCCGCAACGGCGGGTGACGGCGCGAAAAAAGGTACGATAAAGAAAAAAGGAGAGGTAAACAATCAGGTATCCTCTTTTCTGTTCGATTATCTCAAGAGTTACAGTATTCCGAACCATTTCGAAAAGAAACTTACCGCTACATCTATGCTTGTTAAAAATCTTAAAATGTTTAAGCTCGAAGTGGTTATGAGGAATATAGCTGCCGGGAGCCTCGTGAAGAAATATGCCATCAAGGAAGGCACCGAGCTTGAGCAGCCGATTCTCGAATATTATCTCAAGGACGACAAGCTTCATGACCCGATGATAAGCAGTGAACATGCCGTCGCATTTGAACTTGCAGACCAAAATCAAATAGCGGAAATAGGGAGGTATGCGAAAAGGATAAACGTTGTGCTTAAAGATTTTCTCTTAAGGCGAGAGATACTGCTTGTGGACTTCAAGCTGGAATTTGGCGAACAGGACGGCGTTATCTATCTTGGGGACGAAATTTCTCCTGATACGTGCAGGTTTTGGGATGTGGAATCAAAGAAAAAGTTAGACAAAGACCGCTTCCGGCAGGATTTAGGCGGAGTCGAGGAAGCCTACATGGAAATCCTGCATAGAGTTCTTGGATAG